From Sphingobacterium bambusae:
AGCAGATTTTGCCGAGCCCATCAAATTCAGCTTCGCTGAGCTAGAAGCTTCCACCGTCAAAGCATCCGCTGTGATTTTAGCATCGAAACGTCCCGACGAACTAGCATCAAGCTCAGCAACTTCCGTCACAAGATCGGCTACAAAAAGCTTGCCCGATGAGTTTACATCGATGCTGATTTTCGACGCTTTTAACGGCGCTTCTACACGCAAGGATGCACTCGATGTTACTTTTATCCGTTGCAAGGACGATGATGTACTGTAGATGGTCACCCGATTTGCTCGCCGAGTTCGTATATTGCTATTTGATCGATACCCGATCACTAGGACACCTCCCTCAACAACCGTTTCTAGTTTTTTCAAGTGATCGGCATCTTCCGCGTCTAGCACAACCTCGTTGCGGTTGGAATGTACATAGGTTGCTTCGATGGAGCTCGACACGGCGACACCTTTGAACGAGCCGACTTTGCGGGTCTCTTTGTGCTGCGCCTGAGCGATAACACTGCTCAAAATAAATACGAGGGCTACTAATTTTTTCATAAATAGATTTTTTACGTAGTTGATGAAGAAAACACCGTTGTTTTCCTTGGATTGATTTCACTTCTAAGGTATTTGTTTTTTTATGGAAAAGCAAGCATCATCGCTTAACATCCCTGAGCAGGCAAGGCAACGCCTGAACATCGAATGCTTGTCAATCTCCATTGACCCGTCGGTTTTACAGAAACGCAACGACCAAAAAAGGAAAATTCCCTGTATGGGACAGGGAATTTTTCCTCCTATTAAAAAATAGAACACAAAAAGATGTGTTGGTCTAAATGTAATGCGGGATAAAGATACACAACAAAAATAATTTCACCAAAAATGGAATAATTTTTTTTCAATTTATTTTCGATTATTTCATTTTTGTCGTGTAGGTATACGTTCCTGACCCCACGCGCAAGGATTTTTGATCTTCGTCCTGCTGCGGAAGTACGATGTTGGCTCTTGTGTTTGGTGGAATGGATACCTTGAGACTAAACAGGTCGTTTTTTATCTCCCACGATACCGACACTTTTCCATATGGCGTTTCCAAAGAGGCCCGGGCTTCCTTGATGCCGCCCCCCAGAATAGGGGCAATGCGAATATCCTTGTAGCCCGCCGTCTCGGCATGTATGCCTGCTATGTTTTTG
This genomic window contains:
- a CDS encoding head GIN domain-containing protein; this translates as MKKLVALVFILSSVIAQAQHKETRKVGSFKGVAVSSSIEATYVHSNRNEVVLDAEDADHLKKLETVVEGGVLVIGYRSNSNIRTRRANRVTIYSTSSSLQRIKVTSSASLRVEAPLKASKISIDVNSSGKLFVADLVTEVAELDASSSGRFDAKITADALTVEASSSAKLNLMGSAKSATIDISSSAQVNMAEFKIKNAVVDASSSAQATVQVSDKLVADASSSGKITYIGKPASVQTDKSSGGQVTAR